tcatatttTTACATTCAAATCTTGCTACTATATGTATATACCAACATTATCCACAAATCAAACAGAaaccatgacaataatattcTTCAATTAATACTACTAGAAATTGCTACCTAGCTAGTCAATCCAAGGAAATTAAACTTTCCACCTACAAAGCCTTATTTGCCACAAAAGGTCGAACTTGTATAGACTTAAACTCCGCAGATCATATTCAATAAAAGGCTTAAATATATTactgaattttgaaaaaaatgtttctCTATGTCATTCGTCAATGTTTGTTCATCTATGACGGTAAAAGTTTGCTTATCTATGTCATTTTCGTTTGAGAAAAGACTaattcatgtcattatttgCTCATCTATGTCATTTTCATTCGAGAAAAGACCGattcatatcattatttgtTTACTGAAATGACATAGATAAACCAAACTTTTAATGGATGTCATAAATAagctttttctcaaaattaaattcgatggcatatttgagccttttccttttaaaaaaataaattagttaatgAGGTGgctcaaaatacaaaatattctTAGTTTACGAATAATGACATGAATGAAtcttttttcaaatgaaaatgacataaatgagccaaacttttaatgAATAACATATATAATGAGTCTTTTCTCAAAGTTTGATAGCATATTCGGACTTCCTACTATTTGATGAGTCAATATCTTAAAAGGTCAttcaattttaagaaattatctAGTAAAATCACTAAACTTTGTTTAATATCAacaaaatcactcaacttagacAATTATATCGATAAAATCAATCAACTCAatttattactaaaaaaattaacatagaaaataaattatttttatgccATGTAAATATGAActccataaaaataaaatttttaaaaaaatcatcaagatttttcatgaataaacttaataattatattactctctccgtttcaaaaaggatgacctagtttgacttggaacggagtttaagaaaagaaagaagactttttaatcttgtggttcaaaattaaagttatgtcaaatgtatcaaaacgCCCTTTattcttgtggtcttaaacatgccacgtggaaagttaaagttaaagtgttgccaaaaaaagaaaaggggacattcttttttaaacaaactaaaaagaaaatagggacattattttttaaacggagggagtagtatattattatataattaaattatattatgatagttttatccaaaacaaaaaatgaaaaagaaaaaacccATTAAAAATTGTCATGTCAAATGATTGGGTACATGATTTTTAtcgtataaatatatatacgtTGGATTAATAGTTACAACTCTGCAAATATTACTAAGGTTATTAaagttgaatgattttattgatacaaagacataagttgaatgattttattaatataaaataaaatttagtaacTTTACTagataaattcttaaagttaaatgACATTTGGAGATATTAACTCCTATTTGATATAAGCCTAagttaataaaatcaaatttctcTCTAGAATAATAAGATAAATCAACCTTCGAATACAACTTGGTTAGTAAAGAATTTAAGCATTAATATTCTTCTATTAATAGTACAAATAGGAAGATACCTGCTGTGAAGGAATTAAGATCTGACCATAAAGGCATTCCAAGGAGTGAGGAAACTTGTTGATACAATTCCACCTATCTTTCTCCAACGACCAAATCAAATTTTCCTTGTAAAAACACAAACGCCAACACCCAATGCATGTAATGTCGGCCTTTACCCATATGTTCTTGGCACTGGCGTTACGATAAATTTTTCCTGGAAAGATACAACTACCCTTTTTAATGACATCCACCGtttaatgaaatttgattaTTGTCTAGGTATCGGTAAGAAGCAGGAAAAGTAATGTAAATTGTTCTCCAACATTGATTGTATACTTCAACAACGTCGAAGTATTTGTTTATCAAGTAATGTGCACATACAACCTTGTAATCTTCAGCCACAAAATCATAGGCAAAACCAAATATTGGAGATGTTATCCAACAACGATTTTTATTCAGAGAATTTGGAATGAGTTTGTATTTTCCAATTGCCATGTTGctgatagttttttttaattatgattgctttataataaaatttaagccATATTTAAGGGTAACTCTAATTTGGTGCTATACAATTCAAGCCTTATTCAACTGTAAATCTAATTTAAAGCGGCTCTCCAATATAATGATGTGCCTTAATTCTGTTTAGTTAGTTACTGCCAGAAACTGGCTAATTATGTAATGAAGTGTGATGTGTGTAGTTAGTTAGAATTGATTCTTCATTCTCTATATAAATGTTACATGTCTAGATTCATAGTGAACAACAAGATATTCACAATTTGGAGTGAGGAACATGCGTTTCGAGTTTGCCTCAAGGGtgtatatgaaatttaaaaatacctGTGGATACGAATACTAGTTACTATAATGTCAAAATTTAAGAGTTTTGCATCCGGAGTGATTTTGGCTACCGGATTTGTTCACATACTGCCGGATGCATTTGAGAGCTTGTCAAATTTCTCGTTTGCTGGACTTACTTATAGCTATGATTTATGTTATCGTAACGATGATGGTGGATTTATTGGCAAATGAGTTTTTACAGGAAAGTAATTGAATAACCCAATCACTGTGAATAGTGATGAAGAAACAGAAGCATACGCATTCAACTCATGCCTCTGCTATGCTGTTTCCGGAGTGTTCTGACAAATCCGATTTATCTCACAGGCAATGCCGTCTACAATCATCAAAAGTCCTAATTACATCTTGCTTTTGAAACTGTTGTTAAGTGTTTATTGATGTGAATTCAAACATGTATGTATTGGAATTGGGAATTTTGGTGGCCTCAAGACAATGAAGCCCCTTGTAGTTGCATTAACATTTCATGCATGAGTTTAAGTGGCTGCATTGCTGAGGTACATTATTTTAATAGCCTGTTTGGTCAAGTTTTCGAATATttctctaattatttttttttttttgcattaacAGGCAAAATTCAgaatttaagattaaaaaaactgCAGGCAATTTTCTTCTCCCTAACAACACCAATTGGAATTGGAATATCACCGATGACATATCAAGGAATTTAGGCGAATATCTGGTAAAAGATTATAATCTAAATAATCATGACAAGGAGATTGCAAGGAGTGATATATTGAAAAGATCGTACTTGTAAACTACTCGCAATAATTATATTGAACAAAATATACTGGGAACAACCCCGGTTCTCTGTCTCTATAACCAGTTTCTCCAAGTATTTTGCATGCTCAAGCAAACGTTTCATCAGTTCAATAAGCTCTGTCGATTCATCGTCTTTGTAGAGATTCCTCTGTAAAATAACCTTTTAGGTTTTCAGATTCTGCAAAGACCGTATGAATATGTTTTCGTAGTTGTGTTCCAACACATCCATGTGTTCACACCATTGCTTTAAGAAAGTGCGGATACAGGAGAACCACAAAACAGGATATAATCAATTACGGGGCAAAAATTTAACAACATAGATCAACACTTTTCAGAAATAAATATTGATAGACGAGGTCTTTCATTAAGAAGATTCAGTACATTTTTATGAGATATACTTTATGGGAACATGTTAAACTAATATGAGATAATAAGCATTTAGAGTAACATAGAAGTTGAAGTTGTAGTAGATGAATGGGAGTGTAATAGTAACACTTTTATGCCAAACAAAACAACAACTACTTAAGGTTCACACATAAAATGCAGAACTCTATATCAAACACACCTCTGACACATGAAACAAAATGAGTGAAAACGAAACAAAAGTATCTCGAAGAATCAAATCAGTTGAAAACATGCATACGAACCTCTTTAGGATGTATTGTCAAATTCTCTAGACAAGGAGTTAAATTTAAGAGTCTATGGATGCCAAGGAAGGTACATTTGTAATGAAACTTCTTCTTTTGCAGGATTATCATGGAAATCACCTATTCGCGGAGATAAAAGTAGATTCATTTTAGTATATTGAGTATCAGAATACCAAATTTATAAAGCTTAAAAACATACCATACTATATAACAGTACTCCCTCCTCTCGTGCAATTTAGTGTGTGATTTACTACTTCCTGTCGTGCCGGCAGAGGCCTGTTAGGAAAGTCGAGCTACGAGAGAAAGGAATATCtgtaaatcattttttaacCCCAGCAAACACAATAGGACCTGTTGACGATTTCCCTACATTGAAGTCACCCGAAGAGGTACCTAgtagcaatatatatatatagtaagaAGCCGGAGCTGGCATATATACGAGGGAAGTACTGCGAAAAGCAATCCACCCCCAATGGCAATGCTGATGTCAAGGCACCCAAAAATTGCCTGGTGCGAAGAAGGACACTCAAAATTGGGCTTACAGATTATTTATTGGGAGGAATGAACTTGGAGTATGTGATATATCgaagaaaatatcaaagaatTTAGGCCAATATCTTTTTGAACTGTCTTGTAAATAAATAGAAGCAGTATATATATTCATGTCTTGCATAAAAGGAGTAAACTGACCTTGATGTACCAGGATGGGATGATTAGCTCGTTAGCACATGCTATGCTTTTGTCAATTACTTCACCAGATACACGGAAGTCGTATAATTCGTAGGTAAGATGAGCCTGGATCAAAGACGACAGGTGTCCAAGCCTAACTTCCACACCAACAAAATCCCCAGAAATCTTTAAATGTTGAACATATGGAGCAACGATTTCAATGTAACAATCAATTCGAGTATCGTGCATTGTCCAGGAAGGAAATAAACTTCTCATCAGATCAACCGGTAACAATCGAGGTCCACAGATATTACCAACGTTTACAGAGAATAGTTGTTGGGCACGCATCTATAATGAGAATATGGCAACGCACTCATTCAATCAATTCCAATTTATGCCTCAATCCTGTCAGGGGATTGATCGATCTTGCTCCCCATCACATCACACTCATTTTTTCCTTCCAATTAATTAACTCTCAAACACAAACATGTATATCTCTCTTACACAGACAAGCGACTCCATATCCAATTAGATTTTTCATCTCTCCATTATAACTTCAAATCTCTCTACCAATcctacatatataaatatatctacCCTTACAAAAAGTGATAAACTAAgtaaaaatgatcaaaaatgCCCTTAAACCTTTCAATATAGTTTGGCTCAAAAGTGCtcttattattaatactttcaCTCAAAATTGCTCTTGTGGTCAAAAATGGATCAAGAAGATGTACTTTtctgaataaatatattttatctttttaaacacatcttctttatatttaaaatattataaaagaacAATTCTTCTAAAATCATTTTACCAAATGAATATataggaaatattttttttctttttaatctcatttaatcaattaaaacaCAATAATTTCATGTACTctttcaacatataatatagggataatacatttatatgCCCCTTAACTTAGTTTCAAATTATAACTTTGACTTTTAACTTTGTTACTGCACAAATAgatgttgggttttatttgccctaaatttcttaccataaataggttttccttttaggaaaaggttttgaattgactaatcctttttctggtaggaaaaggtttaggactctataaatagaggcatgttccttctaacttaatcagcattcacaatgtagtcttaagggatTTGAGAGTtgtggttagagggagaatttgtgggtcacaagcttgatacgttatcacttgtgtgaacctcccatgtattccgagtgatttggttgaggttgtttccctctgtattttgtactctcatatttatagtggattgctcatctcctttgtggacgtaggtcgattgaccgaaccacgttaaatctttgtgtcttttggtatatttctcgttgtcttcttactcgtggtctttcgaggtttgctttgctagcttccgcgtttacacctgcttattttcggtcctaacaagtggtatcagagccagattcaatgatggagtcaggtttagtggttcgataatcgatgattgaaccaggttagaaggaggtgttcatcttgacgggtgtagttctagccgcaacctttttgacagtaatgaagattttgttggagaaattgtttcagagaggttctctgtgttgagacataaattttgcaaaggagattatggagaggagaagcaagttgttgaagattaagtgaagaaggtggacaaatttattttgtcagaaattcaggccaagggggagatttgttgggttttatttgccctaaatttcttaccataaataggttttccttgtaggaaaaggttttggattgactaatcctttt
This window of the Solanum pennellii chromosome 2, SPENNV200 genome carries:
- the LOC107010597 gene encoding uncharacterized protein LOC107010597 codes for the protein MRAQQLFSVNVGNICGPRLLPVDLMRSLFPSWTMHDTRIDCYIEIVAPYVQHLKISGDFVGVEVRLGHLSSLIQAHLTYELYDFRVSGEVIDKSIACANELIIPSWYIKQWCEHMDVLEHNYENIFIRSLQNLKT